atttggcctcttctcggtgccgtcctcccagactgtcactttgatgtcaaccagtcccacgctttaaggaaatctgataactttggggggagaggtcttctttggatcagtgcttcagctcagagctaaaatgctcttatcaaaataacccatcataacgctACAACTGTATATGAAAGTCTCTATCAATTCCAAATGTTTTGCGAATTATATGGCACAACTCCTCAATAGTTTCTGGTATCCAGTCTTCTGAAGTCATCATCTTCAAACAATGACTTTGAGCTTCGCATgttaagagacagaataaatattattaaatcaGTAGGTGGGAATGTTGCCATATTTTTTACAATGAACTGCAGAAGGGCAGGTACTGACAACCACACAGCTTGTTTTATAGTTGTCTTTAAAATACTACTCATTACCACCTctctcttattttttaattgaggaATACTCATTAAATAACCTGTTCAAGTAAGGACaataggaaaacaaaatgttaataatTATTGTGTGGTAGGCACTCCTTCCAACTTTCAACTTGAAGCATCTCAAAAGTCTTATGGTAGGCACAAATGTACATCTAATATTTTTAAAGTGCATCCAAACATACAGCACAAGAACAAAGCATGAATTATCATAACCCTACCTCTAGCTGTATGAATCTTTTAAGTGTCACCATTCGCCTgcctccaatcttgtaatcagccAAGGGGTACTGGTCTACCAAGACATCAAGCTTAATGAGAGAAACTTGCAATGTAGGACACAACTCAAAAGCCCTGAAATGCTCCCTATACCATGCATATGAACAATATAAAAGGggaggcatttgactcaatgtCTTACAGACATATTTACAAATCTCTGGGATAAATTCTGAATCTAATGCAGTTCCAGGGAACAGTGCAGTGGATGTAGTTTTAACAAGTAGCATATAATTACTGAgtttttaacaaattaaaatcgaGATTTCTAATGGTTTACATTCAAAGACACAGCACTTCTCTGAAATAGCTCTTAATATCACTTATGGGTCATTTGACTGACAAGTTAATTAACATAAGTAGCAGATTTTCATAAGcataagcataataataataataataataataatagtaggttaaactcccttcATGGTACAGGCCTCTGCAATAAGAAATGTCATTGAGTACCTGGGTGCCACTGAGCCGAGAGCCGCAGGATCCACGTCCATGTGTTGTTTTCATAATGgacaataattatataatacagAAACGGTTTGCGATCTGTCTTTTTTAATGTAGTCTACACTCAGTTCAAGGCAGTGTGTGTAACTTTTCTATAAATTGAAACTTTTCTTTGTCTAATTATGACAGATTTACCACCAAGGCCTGGTGAGGAAGTCGCCTTATCTCCACCTGTCCCAGCACAGATGTCACCGCAGGTTCCTGTTGTGTAATGCCTGCTGGTAGTTGACAAGAGACAAGTAGCGTTTGAGTAAACTGGAGACGGATATGAGGCTAGAGAAGGGGACTGGATAGCGGCTGAACGTCTTGTGTAGTGCGTGCAGTTACTTGTGGTAGGAAAAGTAAATGTGACCGAGGATTTCTTAAACGGCCGCCAGGATAACCTGGTGTCCTTCTATGCCTTTGTTGGAGGAGCCGCAtgtgtctttattattattattatttatttcttatcagacgcccttatccagggcgacttacaaaatttAAGCGcaataaaaagtgcaaaaatgcagtgcagtacaaggcataacatattacaaattccaattcacaaactacagtgcaattcaaagcataatacattactTTACTGGTCTCCCATCATTAGGATGCAgtaggtttgtttgtttgtttgtttgtttctgtgggGAGCAGGGAGGCGTGTATTGCATGCATATATACCTCACATTTATACAACTCCCCGCATGGTATCGCAATATCTATAATATCCTTTATGTAAAAAAAGGGCCCAGTCATTTAAAgaggaaatgtcaaaccaaatcatatatataacaaaatattgGGTTATGGAAACAAGGAAAGGAACAAGAGCTTTACGGTGACTGATTTGCACTTACAGACTTGGCTTGAATTTGCAGATTTCGGACTGGATCGGTTGCTGGTCTGTTTGCATTACACGCTTAGAGAGGGACTCCTTGACCGTTTAGTGAGGCTCAAAGAGGAGTTGGGTTTATTTGGTGTTCGTATGCTTTCAAATTAACTGAGTTAGAGTTGTAATCCTTGCCCAAGGCTGGAGACAAAGTACAGTATGCATATGCATCACATATTGAGTAAATTAGTGTCATTGCAGCTAAACTCCACTAGATGACACTGTAGCTTAAGTTTTAATGCTTGTCAAACTTCTCTGTCCATTACAATACCATCCTCTTTGaatcatgtttgtgtgtgtgattgtgagtggATATTCCTGTTTGATTATGTCtagatgtatgtgtgtctgtctgtatatgcTTTGCCCTGTATGGAAGGTGGTggatattttaataaaacttAAATTAGGTAAGAAACGattacatgtattttgttaatcattaGTTAACACAATCAGTTAATCCACATTTACTTTTCTAATGTTACcatttacaattaattaataaaaaaagccTTCTAGAAGgtggatttaaaacaaaagtgtGATGTGAATATGGATATAAATCTAATCTTGTACAGCTGcattaatgtgaaataaatgcCACAGACAATAAAACATAGCATAGGAAACTTGTTGAGAAACAACTAACCAGAATAGAACAAAGAATAAAATGGGGAAACCACAGAAAACGTCCGGTGAGCACAGGCGACAAAGTGGGCACATCGATCACAAAAATCTCAGACCACACCCACTTGACCCCTAAACAAACATGTTAAATACAGCAGTCACCTTCTGTAGAGACACATTACAAGACACAGTTTCACAACAGATTGTAGCcaataaataacaattaatacaaaCGGTGCTGTGATAaagactgcaaaaaaaaaaaccttgttcTCCATCTGTGGTGGTTTTCAATCCAGTGGAAGCATGACAGTAATTTTCCtcagtttaaaaacaatttatttttgcCCTTGACTGCTCTGTGATCTGGTGAAGATACACAGTTCTGTCTGTGGCGTAGGTGTGGCTTGTGTGAATCTGTATGTTGGCGTAATCTGACTCCACCTCTGCCCCCTGTAAAGGATGAACAACACAAACACTCAGGTTTACAATCATTCACGTTGTTTCTATAGTGATACCTGTCTGGGCCTAATAGTCCACCCAGGGCCAGCTCAAATCTCATCATCAAGGGAGAGTGGAGCCAATGCTgtctattaataatagtaatagtaataatattattattattattattattattattaataataataataataataataatatctagaCTGTATGGCCCAGATTGGACTTCGACACCCCATCACTGACACAGCTGTCAGTTTATGAACAAGCAGCTGCCCTGAGCAGCAGGACTGTACAGAATACCTGCACTGCTCCTTTTCCTCTGCACTGCTCCCCTCCACACCGATCGCCACCTGGACACAGAGAAAGACAGGGGAAGATATTGCATACAATCATCATACCACCGTCATATTCTGAAACATGGTGTGATGCCACCATCCACTTTACTCTGTCACATATACAAGGCACCTTGAGATGTATAGGTTGCATAGGTGTAGGTTTAAGGGTGGGGGGGacggacattgagagaacgTTATATTGTCCATCACCAACattgtatatgtttgtgtgtgtgtgtgtgtgtgtgtgtgtgtgtgtggtgtctcTCTCAGGCTGTGTAACACTTTTGACAGAAATGCAAGTATGTCCCTCCTCCATTGGCCCATGCTATGATTTTACTGCATATCACAATGCATACCACAGGATGACTCTTCCTGTCAGTCAGTCCCATTGTGACTATATTGCTACTGTAGTAGCTCTGAGAGAGGACAGTCTCACCTCTCCTGCTCCAGAGGCAGCAGAGACAGCCGGAGAGCAGGAGGCAGcctgcagacacacagcccagcagCGCCCAGCTCAGCACACAGGGGGCTGGGTGCTGGTTACTGGTTTCTGTAAACACAATCATCCTGACCATTATAATCAAAATTATAACCGACACCTAAAGCACAGTCAGCATCGATCCAGATCACAGTTTAATATCATAAGAAAGTTCGAATAAAAGCCGAACAAATCAGTAGGCAACTATCACCAGAGCCCGGTTCTGTCCCCCACTGTAACGCTTTGTTGTGAACGTTATAATTAGAAACACAATGTCAATCATATCAATTGATCACATCAGTAACGAAAGACAGAAAGGCTGAATACAGGAGTCCTCTCTCACCGTAGACGAGCCGGGTCCCATTCCCCAACACAagccctccctctcctctctccacgcAGTAGTACAGCGCCAGGTCCGCCTCGGTGATGCTCTGGATGCGCAGACTGGCGGAGCCGCGGGGGTCTTTATCCGACTCCCACACCACAGTGAAGCGGGGGTCGTCGCCTCTGGAGAACCGTGAGAAGAGTTCGTCTACTGCCGTTTTTTTTGTTGCTAAAATGCTCAGGAATGGCGTCTCCGCGTCGCGCTGCCCAAACCACAGAGTCTCTTGCTTAAATCCGATGTCGCAGTCCAGGGTGACGGTGTCCCCGGCTCTGACAGTCCGCCGCTCGGCCGCTTCACACAGACTCTCCCGCTGGACCAGAactacagcagcgggacacagaggagcggctcaggacagacaccactacagcagcgggacacagaggagcggctcaggacagacaccactacagcagcgggacacagaggagcggctcaggacagacaccactacagcagcgggacacagaggagcggctcaggacagacaccactacagcagcgggacacagaggagcggctcaggacagacaccactacagcagcgggacacagaggagcggctcaggacagacaccactacagcagcgggacacagaggagcggctcaggacagacaccactacagcagcgggacacagaggagcggctcaggacagacaccactacagcagcgggacacagaggagcggctcaggacagacaccactacagcagcgggacacagaggagcggctcaggacagacaccactacagcagcgggacacagaggagcggctcaggacagacaccactacagcagcgggacacagaggagcggctcaggacagacaccactacagcagcgggacacagaggagcggctcaggacagacaccactacaTCTTTACTAGGATAGTCTAATATGAAATTGTACCATGGTTAGCATCACTGAGTTTGTAgtcgattgattgattgctcagtATTCTGCAGCCTGGAGCCACAGCCGAGTTCTTGCATCTCTTGCAGTCGCACACGGATGTGTTAAACCCAGTGTACCAGGACgatatacaataataacaatacttcACCTGTAATGTTGAATAGGCGACATTTGCCTCCACCGTTCACCGGATCTGTACTATTTACCACTGCGCACTGTACGAGGATCCAATGGAACTATTCTTTATCAGATCATAAAACTTCATTTTGAACTGAtaatgaaagaaaagcaaaggTAAGTGTCTCAGGCGCCGCTAGTAATAGACaaggtgagagacagagagagcagcaGTGGAGTAAGTGCCGGTACTCacggaggagggagaggagcagCGGCGCTGCCATAGCGCTGTCCAGCAGCTCACTGGTGTGGAAACCAGGCTCTCTGTATGACCAGTAGGGCGAGGGGGTCTTTGCCTTACCTTTACAGAGAGGAAATGACTGATGGCAGAGAGCAACGCCCACAGCAGCCCCTTCATTGTGTAACACCTCAATCCGAAAACGAGGGCTATAGAAATCAAGTTATCTATACGTGTTCTAACACCAACCCATCAAAATAGTCTGTGACAGTGGGTTTGCAATTTCCTCACAATGAACCCAAGACACAAATACAGAAGCCTTCTTTATCGTTAAAAGTCACAACCATGCAAAAGGCTGGCGGTGTGGCTGTGCTctcccaaataaataaaacatacatcacACACAAAACCTCACAACTCAAAATAACCAAGTAAAACACAAGTCAGTAAATACACCTCAATAGTTATATGAATGAATTGTATAAACAAAGCAGCAATGCCAGCCCCCACCACTAAATAGGTGGATCTTTAGAGATAAATTAGGTTTAAAATAGTCTGTTGTGCTAAAAGTAGATATAAAAAAAGTGTATTAaaaattcaaaaacaattaTCCTTATTACACTACGCAAATAACAGTAAATAATTCTTCAGGGAGACCGAGTGAGGAACTACGAGGACAGCGACATACAGACAGATAACAAACAGCTCTGCCGCCCTGCCGCGAATTGGTTAATCCAAGCACTTTACAAAATATAGTGATACGAAATGTAGTTTTCCACTAATGCTTCGTGCAAAATAGCAACTTAGATGGTTGGTCTTTCTACTTCAACCACCAGTACCGTTACCATATCATTCAGAAACGGAATCAATACTCGCACTTCCTTTGCACAAACGTCAGCTGATCCGCAGCCCGCTGGTCCTTGCCGGCCCTCTCTCCTGCACACATTGCAAAGCGCCCCGACCTGCTTCTCTCTCTGTAACACGGAACATAGAAACCAGAACCAAACAAAGAAATGAGCCCCTTAGTTGCCTGCATTCCTTCTGCAATTGTGAATAATTAGGAAGCAGAATACCATTCAGGTGTTGCAATTAATCAGTTTTAAAACTTTAGACAGCTATGGCATTCACATCAGTTTGACAGGCAGTTAATAAATTGTTAATACAattgttaatatatattaaaaaaaaaaaaaaaacacattcgcAGCTGGGCCCAGTGCACGCAGTTCAGGTTAAAACTGTATTAGTATCAGATTTCTGGCTGtatcagatttctgaccctggtaatgttcatggtagtcttcctctgaagaggtgtgggatccaaagaacggatgtcttcctttgatacaCTAGGAAAGTTCCGATCCCATggatcttatttaacaactgtcaatcgctcattaacaaaaacagttactgcctatctggagaaaagattaagtccATAGACTTTTAACAAAGAactgtgggccctctctctctctctgcagtttgatcttttcttttattgacagg
This Amia ocellicauda isolate fAmiCal2 chromosome 15, fAmiCal2.hap1, whole genome shotgun sequence DNA region includes the following protein-coding sequences:
- the LOC136771809 gene encoding uncharacterized protein LOC136771809; the encoded protein is MAAPLLLSLLLLVQRESLCEAAERRTVRAGDTVTLDCDIGFKQETLWFGQRDAETPFLSILATKKTAVDELFSRFSRGDDPRFTVVWESDKDPRGSASLRIQSITEADLALYYCVERGEGGLVLGNGTRLVYETSNQHPAPCVLSWALLGCVSAGCLLLSGCLCCLWSRRGGDRCGGEQCRGKGAVQGAEVESDYANIQIHTSHTYATDRTVYLHQITEQSRAKINCF